The DNA window CTTTGCCCTTGCCGATGCATTCGGCTTCCGGTGCGTGCAATGCATAGAGTTTGTTATTGTCCTTGTTGCTGCTTATGAATCCGTCCTGCCCGTTCCAATAGCGTGGTCAATTGCTGCAGCGATGCGGCACAGACCGTCGTCACGGTTGCCAGTTTGCGCTGGATCTCCCGCAGCACGATACCAAGGATCGTGCGTTGGCGTTTAACGGTTTTGTGCAGACGCCGCAATTGCCTGGCGTGGGCATAGCCGCCTGCCCTTCGGCGCAGCGCCTTGCCTTCTTTGGCGTAGGTTTGCTTCAAGGTGATGCCAGCCCGTCTGGCTGCTTGCACAATCTTGCCGCGAGCAATTTCCAGTAACCGGCTATCCACCGGATGCGCAATTGCCTTTTCCTGAATTGTCGTGTCAACAATCACTCGTTTGAATTCAGCCGGTTTGACCGCCTTGGTGTGCACCGCAGTGTCAATCGTTGCCTTCAGCAGCTTCTCAACACCAGCTTCACCAATGGCGGTGCGGAAACGGCCAATCTGGGTGGCATCACACGGCAACTTCGATGTGTAATATTCCTCGCCGCTGAAATACTGCCACACCACATTCTCCGGCCAGCGAACCACCAGCTCTTCGTCACTGAGGTTGAACGCATGCTTCAGATACAGCAACGATGCCATCAACCGGATCGGCAAGCGGGGCGACCCGCAGTGCTCACGCCCCCACTGGCAATCGCCAATGTTGTGCCAAAAAGAGTCGTTGATCTCCAACACTTCACCCTGACGGTTTTTACGCTCAAAAGCAGGGACAAGTGCTGCTTCAATATCAGCCCACGGCAGTCGATTCGACAGCACTGCCAGGGGATGACGCAGATCAATTATCTGATCGAGACGCGCTCGGAAAAAATCATCGGTCGGCATTTCAGTTCCTCTTGATTCTCTCAGTGTTTTGATGCGAATAGTATAAATTCTCAGGGATCAATGCCGTCTAAAATTTGATGATTCCTGCAGTTCATGCAGGCTCTAAGTGTTTTGCAGGGATGACTAATTAGGGCCTGTTAACACTATTTGATATAATACGGTGATGGAAATCACCGAAACTCAATATCAACAGATCGAACACTGCATGCCGCGCCAGCGTGGCAATGTCAGTCATTCCAATCTACAAATTCTCAATGCTATTCTGTATGTTACCGAGCATGGTTGCAAGTGGCGCGGACTACCCAAGCGTTTCGGTAATTGGCATACCATCTACACTCGAATGAATCGATGGGCGAAAAGCGGCGTGCTTCAAAAAGTTTTTGAGCAGCTGCAGCATCAACAAATCATTCGCATCAAGATTGAAGCCGTTTCGATGGATAGCACCAGCATCAAAGTGCACCCTGATGGTACTGGTGCATTAAAAAAAAACGGCCCGCAATCCATCGGCAATCCCGAGGTGGCTGGACCACTAAAATTCATCTGGTTGCCGCAGATACCAGAACAGCCATAACTTTTCCTTATCTCCGGGGCATACACATGACGCACCGGAAGGACGACAACTCCTGTTAGCACTCGGCCCCGTCTCTTCTCCTACTCATCTGCTGATGGATCGCGCTTATGAGGGTGATCAAACCAGACAGCTTGCATTGGAGCTCGGTTATATCCCGGTTGTCCCACCCAAAACTAATCGGCTGGAGCTCTGGGAATATGACCGCGCCATGTACAAAAAACGCAATGAGATCGAAA is part of the Gammaproteobacteria bacterium genome and encodes:
- a CDS encoding IS5 family transposase, which encodes MPTDDFFRARLDQIIDLRHPLAVLSNRLPWADIEAALVPAFERKNRQGEVLEINDSFWHNIGDCQWGREHCGSPRLPIRLMASLLYLKHAFNLSDEELVVRWPENVVWQYFSGEEYYTSKLPCDATQIGRFRTAIGEAGVEKLLKATIDTAVHTKAVKPAEFKRVIVDTTIQEKAIAHPVDSRLLEIARGKIVQAARRAGITLKQTYAKEGKALRRRAGGYAHARQLRRLHKTVKRQRTILGIVLREIQRKLATVTTVCAASLQQLTTLLERAGRIHKQQQGQ